The following DNA comes from Peribacillus sp. FSL E2-0218.
GCTCATCTGAAAGACCGAATAAGGTGTGTAATACGGCAGTTTGGATATATAGATTCATATAGTTATCATTGCTCTTCTTTTGAAAAGATAAATCATGTTTTTCATCAATGATTCTAGTGATGCATTGGTTGATTTCAGTCCACAATTCTTTCGTGCTTTCTTTCGTTTTCGTCTCCATATTCTCCCACTCCTTTTTTATTATTCTATCCACTCTATTAAATTCTTATACTTGGTTTCCGTTAATTTCATTCTTCAATTTCCGACAAGATACCGCACATCCATCATTCCTGCATGAAGGGGAGTTCTCTTCCTGCATCAAAAATGACAATAAGACATTTATATGAAGGCGCTGGCGGAAGGAGAGTGATTTATCGACAGAATAATTGTAAATTCATTACAAATTGACTAAATATATATTGCAAAAAAACCATTTAATAACATATAATTCTGAATATATATAAAATTCTTTAAATTGGGTGGTTGCAGTCGTTTTAAGATCTGGCGCCATATGAAATGAGGATTTTTTTATAGTAAATCATCCGTTCCAATGAGAGGAGATGGTAAAAATGAAAGCGCTTAAATCAGTCGTTCTTTGGGGAATCATTTCCGCTGTGGGGGCCGTGAGTTTTGGTTTTGTCGCTTTAAACCGCGGGGAAAGCATCAATGCCATGTGGATCGCTACGGCAGCACTCTGTGTTTATTCCATTGCCTATCGCTTTTATAGTAAATTCATCGCACAGAAAGTGTTTGAGCTGGATGATGATCGCCAAACCCCGGCAGAAGCGAATAATGATGGGAAGGACTATGTACCTACTAATAAATGGGTGCTTTTTGGACACCATTTTGCGGCGATTGCTGGTGCGGGCCCTCTAGTAGGACCCATTCTCGCAGCCCAGATGGGATATTTGCCAGGGACACTCTGGCTTGTTGTCGGAGTTGTATTGGCAGGTGCCGTTCAGGATTTCATCATTCTCTTCGGCTCGATGCGCCGAAACGGTAAATCCTTGGGTGAAATGATCAAAGAGGAAATTGGGCCCGTTACAGGTTTGATAGCCATGATCGGAATCCTTGGCATCATGATCATCTTATTGGCGGTGCTTGCCCTCGTTGTCGTAAAGGCACTGGTCGGAAGCCCTTGGGGGATGTTCACGATCGCCTCGACGATACCGATTGCCGTCCTTATGGGCATCTATATGCGCTATATAAGGCCAGGGCGTGTAGGCGAAGGGTCCATCCTGGGCATCATCCTGTTGATGCTGGCATTATACTTCGGACGCTTTGTATCGGAAAGCGCGACATTGGCGCCGATGTTCACATTCAGCGGCAAAACGATTGCCATCATGTTGATAGTATACGGCTTCGTTGCTTCCGTTTTGCCGGTATGGATGTTATTGGCACCGCGTGATTACTTAAGTACGTTTTTGAAAATCGGAACGATCATCGGACTGGCGCTTGGTATCTTTCTTGTCATGCCGAGCCTTGAAATGCCTGCCGTCACCCAATTCATTGATGGAACTGGACCCGTATTCGCCGGGAATCTATTCCCTTTCCTATTCATTACGATCGCTTGTGGAGCGGTGTCGGGATTTCATGCACTCGTTTCATCTGGTACAACTCCTAAAATGATTGAACGTGAGTCCCATTCCCGTCCAATCGGTTACGGGGCGATGCTGACTGAATCATTTGTTGCCATCATGGCGATGATTGCAGCCTGTGTCCTGACGCCAGGGATTTATTTTGCGATTAACAGTCCGGGAGCGGTTGTGGGAACGGAGCCGGCCCAGGTGGCGGCGACGATATCGGATTGGGGCTTCGTTTTGACGCCGGAAATGATCACTGACCTTGCGGATGATGTTGGGGAAGAGACCATTTTATCCCGAACTGGAGGGGCGCCAACCTTTGCGATCGGGATGGCCCACATCTTCTCGCAAGTGATTGGCGGAGCATCGCTGATGGCATTTTGGTATCACTTTGCGATCCTGTTCGAGGCGCTGTTCATATTGACGACCATTGATGCAGGAACAAGGGTTGGGCGTTTCATGATCCAGGATATCATCGGAACCTTCTACAAGCCATTTGCCGAAACGAATAAGTGGCTGCCCAATATCATTGCTACGGCCATTTGTGTAATTGGCTGGGGATACTTCCTTTATCAAGGGGTCATCGATCCGCTTGGCGGGATCAATACCCTCTGGCCGTTGTTTGGAATCGCAAATCAAATGCTTGCCGCCATTGCGTTGCTGCTTGGTACGACAGTCCTCTTTAAAATGGGCAAAAAAGCATACAGTTGGGTCACTCTTGTCCCGACTACCTTCTTATTGATCGTGACCATGACGGCTGGCTGGCAAAAGCTGTTTCACGATAACCCGGCGATCGGCTTTTTAGCGCATAAGGATAAATTCAAGGCAGCGTATGATAAAGGGGAAATCCTCGCTCCTGCAAAAGATTTAGCCGAAATGAAGCAGGTCATCGTCAATGATTATGTCGATGCCGCACTTTGTGCCATCTTCATGATCGTTGTGATCACTGTCCTTATTTCTGCAATAAGGCTGTGGATAAAAGTGCTGAAGAACCAGAAAATAGATTTACATGAATCGCCTTATGTATCGAGAAGGACCTCATAAGGGAGGGAAGGCAATGTTGAAAAGGTTGACCAAGATACTCAGCTACAGAAAACAGTTTGTCAGTTTGCTTGTAGGCGTGCCCAGTTATGATACCTATGTGACACATATGAGCGTCCACCATCCGGAAGATCCCGTAAAGACGAGGAAAGAATTTTTCTGCGAAGCACAGGATGAACGATATAATGCAAAAGGCGGGAAAGTATCCAGATGTTGTTGAATGAATATACGCTTGAAGGCTCCTCGAATATGAGGGGTTTTTTTTTGTGAGGTAAATATCTAGTTCAATGGTTTTGGTGTAATATAACCTTACATTAGGTTATGAATACGGAAAAAATCTATTGAATTATTAGAAAATTAAGTATATGATAAAAAATATAACATATATTCGTTAACAAACATAACATATAAAAACAAGGGGGAAACAATATGCAAATGGCTGATTCGGTTTTTATGTTTTTGGCGACCATGATGGTTTGGCTCATGACACCAGGGATTGCCTTATTTTATGGGGGGATGGTAAAAAGTAAAAATGTCCTGAATACCGCAATGCACAGTTACATGCCACTTGCCGTCATTTCGATTCTTTGGGTGTTTATCGGATATTCTTTATCATTTTCACCTGGAAATACACTTCTAGGTGGTCTTGATTGGGTGGGGTTAAAGGATGTAGGATTCGAACCTGGTCCTTACAGCGAAACGATTCCTCATAGCTTATTCATGTTATTCCAAATGACTTTTGCCGTTTTAACCGTATCGATCATTGCAGGTGGAATTGCCGAACGAATGAAGTTTTCAGCATTCTTGATCTTTACGATCTTGTGGTCTTTATTGGTATACGCACCAGTTGCGCATTGGGTATGGGGAGGAGGCTGGCTGGCGCAGCTTGGTACATTGGATTTTGCTGGAGGCAACGTTGTTCATATTTCTTCAGGGGTTGCCGGTTTGGTTTTGGCGATCATGGTAGGGAAAAGGAAGGAATCGGGGGACAGTGCGCCGCATAATCTGCCGTTAACTTTCCTTGGCGGATCATTAATATGGTTCGGGTGGTACGGTTTTAACGTCGGAAGCGCTTTGACGATCAATGCAGTGGCAATGACGGTATTCGTGAATACAGCCGTGGCTGCAGCTGCTGGCATCATAGGCTGGCTGATCGTTGAGTACATGGCAAATAAAAAGGCGACATTGCTTGGAGCAGTATCCGGAGCGATTTCCGGGTTGGTTGCCATTACACCCGCTTGCGGATTCGTGACGCCTGCATCCTCGATCATCATAGGAGTCGTCGGTGGGGCAGTATGCTTCTGGGGCGTATTCTTCTTGAAGAATAAACTGGGGTATGACGATGCATTGGATGCTTTCGGGCTGCATGGGATAGGCGGAACATGGGGAGGCATCGCTACTGGTTTATTCGCAACGACTTCCGTCAACGAAGCTGGGGCAAATGGATTATTTTACGGGGATTTCAACTTACTGTGGAAGCAGCTTGTGGCCATCATCGCCACATATATTTTTGTTGCCGTGGTCACTTATGTCCTTGCTAAAGTGATTAATGTGTTCGTTCCGTTGCGTGTCAGTGATGAAGATGAGTCAATGGGGCTCGATCTTACACTTCATGGCGAAAAAGCCTATCATGAATCAATTTAGAAGGAGGGTGAATATATGTCAGAGGTTTTAACGAAAATAGATATCATTACTCGTCCAATCAAGTTTGAACAATTCAAAGCGGAACTAGCAAAAATAGGGGTAAGCGGAATGACTGTATCGGAAGTGAAAGGAACGGGTCTCCAAAAAAGCTATATGGAAACGTATAGGGGCAAGAATCGCGAAATGTCCTTGCATGACCGTTTGAAAATCGAAATCGTCGTATGTGAAGTTCCGGTTCAGGAAGTTGTAGATGTAGCGCGTAAATTCCTAAGCACAGGTAAACCTGGTGATGGGAAAATCTTCATTTATGAATTGGCGAATGTTGTGAATATCCGTACGGGAAAAGAAGGACATGATGCGCTGAGGAATGAGTTCTAATGCACTGTAGGAAACCGACCGGAGCTGAACTTCAATTGATTAAAGAAAAGGAGCGAACCAAATGGGAAGACTGGTCCGAATCGTTAATGCCAAAAAACAGAAGATTGCCGCCACTCTCATTTCGGAAGGAATATATCAACCTGATGATCGAGCCTTTTTATTGGAATTGCCATTAAAGAATTTAGAGGAAATTCTGTCGCTTCGAAGTAAATCCGCCTTTCGCGATCCCTCAAATAAATAACCCATCAGCCGTTCTTGTGGATCGGCTTCTTTTTGTTTAAATCATCCAAGGCATCTTTTTTCTTGAATCATCCATGGAAATCACGGAGCTTTCCAACTATAATGGGTAAGGGCATAAATTTAAATCCGCTTTTTTTGCTTTTTTTGACACTTTTCGCTTAGTTAATTCAATTTTTCTTTATTTTGCAAAAGTGAGGTGGAAAAAGTTCGTGAAGATCGACGGAACGATTTCGAGGATGCTCTTTTTTGTAATGGGGAAATTATTTAATATGTTTTATTAAGAGGTGAAAGGAAATGGACCAATTTACGGTCGAATCCGTTTTAAATATCATCAGGGAATTTGTACCAAAGGATGCTTCAATTTCCGTGGCTGATTCTGAAAAATACATTTATTACCAACCTAGCAAGCAAGTTGACTTAAGGATCAAACCGGGTGATTTAATAAGTGAAAACACAGCTACATACAAGGCATTGAGTTTCCGTAAAAAAATTGGGGTGCAAGTTGAGAGTAATGTTTTTGGCGTACCGTACTATGGGTTGAGTGTACCGATCATGAATGAGGGCAATCCTCTAGGGGCGGTCACGGCGATCTTGCCATCAAAGCCATTGATTTTACCTACATCATTCCTGACCATTAAAATGGATGACCGCTGGATTCCGCTTCCATATGGTGAAATTATGTATTTAGAAGCGCAAAACAGGAAAACGAAAATTCAGTCCGAACTTGTGAGCGGATACCATAAAATGAACTTAAGTGAATTGGAATTCATATTACCGAGCGATTTATTCATTCGGGTGCATCGTTCTTATATCGTCAACATCAATTATATACAAGAAATCCTTCCGGATTTTCATTCAACGTTTTTGCTTATCATGAAGGATAATGCCAAAATTCAAGTCAGTCAAACATATGCAAGTCAATTCAGGAGAGCACTCGGTTTTTAGTGCTCTTCTTTATGTGATTAAAATGCTGTTTGATGCCCAAATTATGGCTTTTCATTCGGAAACGAATGTGACAATTACACCGGATTGATAAAATTAGGTGTGAGAAAAGCAAAAAAATGGGGGTCTTTCGGATGAAAGAAAGCGTTTTCAATAAAATTCGCAACGAACAATTTAAGGGGAAGGTTGTTACAGCGGAGGAAGCCGCTTCGTGGATCAAAGATGGGATGAAGCTTGGTATGAGTGGGTTCACTCGTGCGGGCGATGCTAAGGTTATTCCAATGGCTCTGGTTAAAAGGGCAAAAACTGAAAAATTCAAAGTGGACGTATATACTGGTGCATCCTTGGGGCCGGAAGTCGACCAACATATGGCGGAAGCCGGGATCATCAACAAGCGCTTACCGTTCCAAGCAGATAAAGGAATTCGCAATAAAATCAACGCTGACGAAGTCACTTATGTGGATCAGCATTTATCTCATACAGCTGAACAAGTCCGTCAAGGCCTTGTCGGACCTATCGATTTTGCCATTATCGAAGCCTTGGCCATTACGGAAGAAGGATTAATCATCCCGACCACTTCCGTAGGTAACTCTGCTATCTTCGTTCAAGAAGCTAAACATATAATTATTGAATTGAACGTATCCCATCCAGAAGGATTGGAGGGCATCCATGATATATATACACCTGCCAGTCAAGGGGAGCGCGAACCGATTCCGATGACGGCAGCTAGCGATCGCCTCGGCTCCATCGGCATCACGGTCGACCCTGAAAAGGTAAAGGGGATCGTCGTATCAACAGACCTTGATGCACCTTCGACAATCGTGCCGCCTGATGAAGAAACTGCAACGATTGCCAATCACCTAATAAATTTTCTTCGGGAAGAA
Coding sequences within:
- a CDS encoding carbon starvation CstA family protein, translating into MKALKSVVLWGIISAVGAVSFGFVALNRGESINAMWIATAALCVYSIAYRFYSKFIAQKVFELDDDRQTPAEANNDGKDYVPTNKWVLFGHHFAAIAGAGPLVGPILAAQMGYLPGTLWLVVGVVLAGAVQDFIILFGSMRRNGKSLGEMIKEEIGPVTGLIAMIGILGIMIILLAVLALVVVKALVGSPWGMFTIASTIPIAVLMGIYMRYIRPGRVGEGSILGIILLMLALYFGRFVSESATLAPMFTFSGKTIAIMLIVYGFVASVLPVWMLLAPRDYLSTFLKIGTIIGLALGIFLVMPSLEMPAVTQFIDGTGPVFAGNLFPFLFITIACGAVSGFHALVSSGTTPKMIERESHSRPIGYGAMLTESFVAIMAMIAACVLTPGIYFAINSPGAVVGTEPAQVAATISDWGFVLTPEMITDLADDVGEETILSRTGGAPTFAIGMAHIFSQVIGGASLMAFWYHFAILFEALFILTTIDAGTRVGRFMIQDIIGTFYKPFAETNKWLPNIIATAICVIGWGYFLYQGVIDPLGGINTLWPLFGIANQMLAAIALLLGTTVLFKMGKKAYSWVTLVPTTFLLIVTMTAGWQKLFHDNPAIGFLAHKDKFKAAYDKGEILAPAKDLAEMKQVIVNDYVDAALCAIFMIVVITVLISAIRLWIKVLKNQKIDLHESPYVSRRTS
- a CDS encoding YbdD/YjiX family protein; the protein is MLKRLTKILSYRKQFVSLLVGVPSYDTYVTHMSVHHPEDPVKTRKEFFCEAQDERYNAKGGKVSRCC
- a CDS encoding ammonium transporter, whose translation is MQMADSVFMFLATMMVWLMTPGIALFYGGMVKSKNVLNTAMHSYMPLAVISILWVFIGYSLSFSPGNTLLGGLDWVGLKDVGFEPGPYSETIPHSLFMLFQMTFAVLTVSIIAGGIAERMKFSAFLIFTILWSLLVYAPVAHWVWGGGWLAQLGTLDFAGGNVVHISSGVAGLVLAIMVGKRKESGDSAPHNLPLTFLGGSLIWFGWYGFNVGSALTINAVAMTVFVNTAVAAAAGIIGWLIVEYMANKKATLLGAVSGAISGLVAITPACGFVTPASSIIIGVVGGAVCFWGVFFLKNKLGYDDALDAFGLHGIGGTWGGIATGLFATTSVNEAGANGLFYGDFNLLWKQLVAIIATYIFVAVVTYVLAKVINVFVPLRVSDEDESMGLDLTLHGEKAYHESI
- a CDS encoding P-II family nitrogen regulator, which codes for MSEVLTKIDIITRPIKFEQFKAELAKIGVSGMTVSEVKGTGLQKSYMETYRGKNREMSLHDRLKIEIVVCEVPVQEVVDVARKFLSTGKPGDGKIFIYELANVVNIRTGKEGHDALRNEF
- a CDS encoding LytTR family DNA-binding domain-containing protein codes for the protein MDQFTVESVLNIIREFVPKDASISVADSEKYIYYQPSKQVDLRIKPGDLISENTATYKALSFRKKIGVQVESNVFGVPYYGLSVPIMNEGNPLGAVTAILPSKPLILPTSFLTIKMDDRWIPLPYGEIMYLEAQNRKTKIQSELVSGYHKMNLSELEFILPSDLFIRVHRSYIVNINYIQEILPDFHSTFLLIMKDNAKIQVSQTYASQFRRALGF